The Pseudomonas pergaminensis nucleotide sequence CAGCAGGCGAGTCAGGCATTGCTGGATCGGCACATTGCCCGGCAGCAGGGTCAGCGGGTTGGCGTAGCGCGCCTGTTGAATCTTCAGTTCAGTGATCAGCTTGAGCACATCGATCACCCGCCCAAGGCCCAAGTAGTCGCCATTGAGGGTGATGATGAAATCTTCTTCGATACGTTGCCGCGCGCGGCTGGTGAGCAAGCGGCTGACCTGTTGCAGGGACTGGCTCAGCTCCACCGCCAGGAAGTCGGTGCTCATCAAGCGGCTGATGGGCTTGCGCGCAAACAGGTCGGTGGCGAACGGCTTGAGCAGCGCGTCCGACAACAAGTGCCGGTGCACGATACCGATCGGGTGCCCACGCCCATCCAGGACCGCTAGGGAGTTGAGGTTGGCCTGGCGCCGGAACGCTTCGAGCACCTGGGCGGTGGCGGTGTCCTGGTCCATCGCCGGTTGTTCGCTGAGCAGGGCGCTGAGGTCACTGCCTTCATCATTCAGCGCCACGTTGGCGCTGTCGGGCTTAGGCAGCATCAAGCGTGCTTCCTGTGGCGGTTGCTCCTGCGGTCGGCAGAGCAGGTAGCCCTGGACCAGGTCCACGCCCATCTCCGTCAGTACCGCCAATTCCTCGGGCAACTCAATGCCTTCGGCAATCACCTGGGCACGCGAAGCCTTGGCGATCTGCAGGATGGAGCCGACGAACTCGCGCTTGAGCGCGTCCTGATGGATGCCATCGATAAAGTGCCGGTCGATCTTCACGTAATCCGGGCGCAGCTCCGACCACAGTCGCAGGCTGGAATACCCGGCGCCCAGGTCATCGAGTGCGATGGCAAACCCCATGTCACGGTAATGATGCAGGGCGGTTTGCAGCAAGTCGAAGTCATCGGTCGGCGTTTGTTCGGTGAGTTCGATCACGACTTGACTGGGGGGAATGCCGAAGTCGCGCAGCAGTTGCAGTGTGCGTCCCGGTTGGTGCGCGGTTTCCATCAAGGATTCCGGCGAAATGTTCAGGAACAGCTTGCCCGGCAGCTTCTGTTCGCTGAAGCGTCGACAGGCGCTTTCTCGACAGGCCATTTCCAGTTCGCTGAGGCGCCCGGCATGGCCGGCCACCGAGAACAGGGCGACGGGGGAGTGCAGCGGGCTGTTGGAGGGGCCACGGCTGAGGGCTTCGTAGCCGAGAATGCGCCGTTCAGAAAGGCAGATGATCGGTTGGAACAGGCTGTGCAAACTGCCTTGAGCCAGGATTGAGCCCAATGCATTCAGCTGTTCGGTCATGGTCATGGCGATCTCGATCGAAAAAAAAGGACCGCAGGCTTGAAACCTGCGGTCCTTCATTTCACGACAGAATGATGTCTATATGATGACACTCCAAGGAGCGTTCACATTAAATCGCCATCATTTACTGCTTGGCCACCTGCTTGGTGATCTTCAGGTAGTCCAGCAGGATCCGGCCTGTCTCGGCCAGGTAGGCATCATCTTCCGGCTTGGTTTTGTCAGCCTCGGCCGGCAGTGCATCTTCGTCTTCTTTCTTCAGTTCCTTGAGTGGATCCTCACCCTTGGCCTTGCGGCGGATGTTTTCCAGTACAAGTTGCTTGTTCTCGATGTCGGAGTGCTGCGCACGGCGGTCCACTTCATTGAGGCTGACGGTTTTTTCTTCCATCAGCTTCTTGGCCAGGGCCAGCTTGTCGCGGATGAACACGAACTCGGCATCCTTGGCGGAGCGGGTATCGTGGTCAGCCTTCAACTGCGCCAGGAATGGCTTGAACGGATCCGACGCCGGCTTGATCGCAGGGCGGATGGTGTCCCACGGCATGGCTTCCGGCAGGGCACTTTCGCCGATTTCCTTGGTGTCGATGATCGACGGGAAATCGATGTCCGGCAGTACGCCCTGATGCTGGGTGCTCTGCCCGGAAACCCGGTAGAACTTGGCCAGCGTCAGTTTCAGCTCGCCGTGGTTCAGCGGCTGGATGGTCTGCACGGTGCCTTTGCCGAAGGTCTGGCCGCCGATGATCAGCGCGCGGTGGTAGTCCTGCATGGCGCCGGCGAAGATCTCCGAGGCCGACGCCGAGAGGCGGTTGACCAGCAATGCCATCGGGCCTTTGTAGAACGCACCCGGGTTCTCGTCTTCGAGCACGTCGACACGGCCGTCTGCGTTGCGTACCAACACGGTCGGGCCCTTGTCGATAAACAGGCTGGTCAGCTCGGTGGCTTCCTGCAGGGAGCCGCCGCCGTTGTTGCGCAAGTCGATTACCACGCCGTCGACTTTTTCCTTCTGCAGCTCAGTGAGGATTTTCTTCACGTCGCGGGTGGTGGACTTGTAGTCCGGATCGCCAGCACGGAAGGCCTTGAAGTCCAGGTAGAAGGCCGGGATTTCAATCACGCCCAGCTTGTAGTCCTTGCCATCCTGCTTGAGGTTGAGGACTTTCTTCTGCACAGCCTGGTCTTCGAGCTTCACCGCTTCACGGGTGATGGACACGATCTTGCTGGTCTGGTCGTTTGGCGCATTGGTGTGCGGAATCACTTCCAGGCGCACCACACTGCCTTTCGGCCCGCGGATCAGCTTGACCACTTCGTCCAGGCGCCAGCCGACCACGTCGACCATCTCTTTGTCGCCTTGGGCAACACCGATGATCTTGTCGGCCGGGGCGACCTGCTTGGTCTTGTCCGCCGGACCTGCCGGCACCAGGCGCACAATCTTGACCTGGTCGTTGTCGCTTTGCAGGACGGCACCGATGCCTTCCAGCGACAGACTCATGTTGATATCAAAATTTTCCGCGTTATCTGGCGACAGATAATTGGTGTGCGGGTCGTAGGACATCGCGAAGGTGTTGATGTAGGCCTGGAAGATATCTTCGGCACGGGTCTGATCCAGACGCGCGAGTTGATTCTTGTAGCGCTTGGTCAACAGCTCCTGGATGGCCTTCGGCTCTTTGCCGGCGATCTTCAGGCGCAGCACTTCGTCCTTGACGCGTTTGCGCCACAGGTCGTCGAGGGCGGCGGTGCTGGTCAGCCAAGGCGCGTCCTTGCGGTCCACCAGAAGGGTTTCCTTCTGGGTGAAGTCGAGCTTGTCGACGCCTTTGTCCAGCTCACCCAGGGCGAAGTCCAGACGCGCTTTGACGCGGTCCAGGTAACGCTTGTAGATAGTGAAGGCGGGCTGCAGGTCGCCGCTCTTGAGGAAGTCGTCGAACTGCGTCTTCCAC carries:
- a CDS encoding bifunctional diguanylate cyclase/phosphodiesterase; its protein translation is MTMTEQLNALGSILAQGSLHSLFQPIICLSERRILGYEALSRGPSNSPLHSPVALFSVAGHAGRLSELEMACRESACRRFSEQKLPGKLFLNISPESLMETAHQPGRTLQLLRDFGIPPSQVVIELTEQTPTDDFDLLQTALHHYRDMGFAIALDDLGAGYSSLRLWSELRPDYVKIDRHFIDGIHQDALKREFVGSILQIAKASRAQVIAEGIELPEELAVLTEMGVDLVQGYLLCRPQEQPPQEARLMLPKPDSANVALNDEGSDLSALLSEQPAMDQDTATAQVLEAFRRQANLNSLAVLDGRGHPIGIVHRHLLSDALLKPFATDLFARKPISRLMSTDFLAVELSQSLQQVSRLLTSRARQRIEEDFIITLNGDYLGLGRVIDVLKLITELKIQQARYANPLTLLPGNVPIQQCLTRLLQQQRESVICYVDIDSFKPFNDIYGYGRGDEVLLCLAQCLNDRVDPSRDFVGHIGGDDFLLVLGPQDWRKRLNQLLDDFHTQCRRFYRAEHLDAGCFVALNRQGVRQEFALLSLSIGVVHLYPQACGQLDASQLAELASQAKHHAKDMAGYSIHVIDSMDALAQAL
- a CDS encoding carboxy terminal-processing peptidase, with the protein product MKHLFPSTALALFIGLGFASMSTNTFAANSWDNLQPDRDEVIASLNVVELLKRHHYSKPPLDDARSVIIYDSYLKLLDPSRSYFLASDIAEFDKWKTQFDDFLKSGDLQPAFTIYKRYLDRVKARLDFALGELDKGVDKLDFTQKETLLVDRKDAPWLTSTAALDDLWRKRVKDEVLRLKIAGKEPKAIQELLTKRYKNQLARLDQTRAEDIFQAYINTFAMSYDPHTNYLSPDNAENFDINMSLSLEGIGAVLQSDNDQVKIVRLVPAGPADKTKQVAPADKIIGVAQGDKEMVDVVGWRLDEVVKLIRGPKGSVVRLEVIPHTNAPNDQTSKIVSITREAVKLEDQAVQKKVLNLKQDGKDYKLGVIEIPAFYLDFKAFRAGDPDYKSTTRDVKKILTELQKEKVDGVVIDLRNNGGGSLQEATELTSLFIDKGPTVLVRNADGRVDVLEDENPGAFYKGPMALLVNRLSASASEIFAGAMQDYHRALIIGGQTFGKGTVQTIQPLNHGELKLTLAKFYRVSGQSTQHQGVLPDIDFPSIIDTKEIGESALPEAMPWDTIRPAIKPASDPFKPFLAQLKADHDTRSAKDAEFVFIRDKLALAKKLMEEKTVSLNEVDRRAQHSDIENKQLVLENIRRKAKGEDPLKELKKEDEDALPAEADKTKPEDDAYLAETGRILLDYLKITKQVAKQ